A genomic window from Candidatus Methylacidiphilum fumarolicum includes:
- a CDS encoding Rne/Rng family ribonuclease — MIFDRIRRLVRYSNKRSNKEIAISCEPLERRVALLEDGLLEEFAIERGSQKEIASNIYKGRVNNVDLGLKALFVDIGIGKNAFLHFWDAIPAALDVGVELFERKGTKSKVRPIRAEDIPNIYPPGSEVVVQVTKGPIGTKGPRVTTNITLAGRYLVLMPFNEQFGISRKIEDPKERVRLRKILNELRIPEGMGLIIRTVGAGQKTRYFIRDLAILLQKWNEIERKMKEYPAPILLYMEPDLIERTVRDFLTDDVEKIYVDNEQEVKRIKDLVAAISKRSQRKIIYYNEPIPLFEKLNIERQIDTAFMRKVELPSGGYIIIDETEALVAIDVNTGKAKVGKDQDNTILKTNIEAAKEISRQLRLRNIGGLVVIDFIDMKSRKEQHLVFEQLKECIRKDRAKINLLPISAFGLVEMTRQRVQESIWHSLYIPCPHCHGRGMVKSPETMSIEIQRAINRVIRLHPEVKELRVILNSDVLDRLKSEDEELLVDLERRMQGKLYFRTDARINYEEFKILNAITGEDIT; from the coding sequence ATGATTTTCGATCGCATTCGCCGTCTAGTACGTTATTCAAACAAAAGATCCAACAAAGAAATTGCCATAAGTTGTGAGCCTCTTGAAAGGCGTGTGGCTTTGCTGGAAGATGGCCTTCTCGAAGAGTTCGCCATTGAGAGAGGAAGCCAAAAGGAGATCGCTTCAAATATCTATAAAGGCAGAGTCAACAATGTGGATCTAGGGCTCAAAGCCCTTTTTGTTGATATTGGGATTGGGAAAAATGCCTTTTTGCATTTTTGGGATGCTATTCCGGCGGCCCTAGATGTGGGCGTAGAACTTTTCGAAAGAAAAGGCACAAAGTCAAAAGTCCGTCCTATCCGTGCTGAAGATATTCCCAATATTTATCCACCCGGCTCCGAAGTTGTCGTACAAGTCACAAAAGGCCCCATCGGCACAAAAGGACCACGAGTTACAACGAATATAACCCTTGCAGGCAGATACCTTGTGTTGATGCCTTTTAATGAACAGTTCGGCATTTCGAGGAAGATTGAAGACCCCAAAGAGCGAGTACGACTCAGAAAAATTTTAAACGAACTGCGTATTCCAGAAGGCATGGGATTAATCATAAGAACTGTCGGAGCAGGTCAAAAGACACGGTATTTTATCAGGGATTTGGCTATTCTTCTCCAAAAATGGAATGAGATAGAAAGAAAGATGAAGGAATATCCCGCCCCCATCTTACTTTATATGGAACCAGATCTCATTGAACGAACAGTTAGGGATTTCCTGACAGATGACGTGGAAAAGATTTATGTTGACAATGAGCAGGAGGTCAAGCGGATAAAAGATCTTGTCGCAGCTATTTCCAAGAGATCCCAAAGGAAAATCATCTATTACAATGAACCTATACCGCTCTTTGAAAAGTTAAACATCGAAAGACAAATCGACACCGCTTTTATGCGCAAGGTAGAACTGCCCAGTGGTGGATATATCATCATTGATGAGACCGAAGCTCTTGTGGCCATAGATGTGAACACAGGGAAAGCAAAAGTGGGGAAAGATCAGGATAATACTATTCTTAAGACCAACATCGAAGCTGCAAAAGAAATATCCAGGCAACTTCGCCTCCGGAATATTGGAGGGTTGGTTGTCATCGATTTCATCGACATGAAATCTCGCAAAGAACAGCATCTAGTCTTTGAACAGCTTAAAGAATGTATTAGGAAGGATAGAGCAAAAATAAATCTTCTGCCGATTTCTGCATTTGGTCTTGTGGAAATGACAAGGCAAAGAGTTCAAGAAAGCATTTGGCATTCCCTTTATATTCCCTGCCCGCATTGTCATGGCAGAGGCATGGTCAAATCACCAGAGACGATGAGTATTGAAATCCAAAGGGCTATTAATAGGGTTATCAGACTGCATCCTGAAGTAAAAGAGCTACGGGTGATTTTAAACAGTGATGTGTTGGATAGATTGAAATCTGAAGATGAAGAACTGCTTGTAGACTTAGAGAGAAGAATGCAAGGAAAACTCTACTTTAGAACAGATGCCCGGATCAATTATGAAGAGTTTAAAATTCTAAACGCTATCACTGGAGAAGATATTACCTGA
- the htpX gene encoding protease HtpX, with product MFKRVFLLILTNIAVIVLLTLFISIFHLDRWLNAYGIDYWSLFLFSLVVGFTGSFISLAISKWMAKMAYNIQVIKQPSNEAERWLLETVSELANRANIPMPEVGIYESPEVNAFATGPSRSNALVAVSTGILAQMNKKQIAGVLGHEITHISNGDMVTMTLLQGVVNTFVVFLSRIIGFFIDRLFSRNDERESIGIGFYMGMFISEIVLGLLASFIVAWYSRMREFRADAGGAHLAGKEAMLSALKKLKQIMEGESAFVDERSPALNAFKINGRPGGILALLATHPPLEERIKALENLSEE from the coding sequence ATGTTCAAGCGTGTATTTCTGCTAATTCTGACCAACATTGCCGTCATCGTTTTACTGACACTCTTTATATCTATTTTCCATCTGGATCGTTGGTTAAACGCCTATGGAATAGATTATTGGTCGTTATTCCTTTTTTCCTTAGTGGTAGGTTTTACGGGCAGTTTTATTTCACTCGCCATCTCTAAATGGATGGCTAAAATGGCCTATAACATTCAGGTTATTAAACAGCCATCCAATGAAGCTGAAAGATGGTTGTTGGAAACAGTCAGTGAACTAGCCAACAGGGCCAATATACCTATGCCCGAGGTCGGCATCTATGAAAGTCCTGAAGTCAACGCCTTCGCGACTGGGCCATCTCGATCTAATGCACTGGTAGCGGTCAGCACGGGAATCCTAGCGCAAATGAATAAAAAGCAAATTGCTGGGGTGCTCGGCCATGAGATTACTCATATTAGCAATGGAGACATGGTGACAATGACCTTATTACAAGGGGTGGTGAACACTTTTGTAGTGTTTCTTTCTCGGATTATAGGCTTTTTTATAGACCGTCTTTTCAGCCGGAATGATGAAAGAGAATCGATCGGCATCGGTTTTTATATGGGAATGTTTATCTCTGAAATTGTACTTGGTCTTTTAGCTTCTTTTATTGTTGCTTGGTATTCTCGAATGAGGGAGTTTCGTGCCGATGCGGGTGGTGCGCATCTGGCAGGTAAAGAGGCTATGCTTTCAGCTCTCAAAAAACTAAAACAGATTATGGAGGGAGAATCGGCTTTTGTTGATGAACGATCGCCCGCCTTAAACGCTTTCAAAATCAATGGTCGACCTGGGGGAATCCTGGCTCTTCTGGCCACCCATCCACCGTTGGAAGAAAGAATCAAAGCTCTAGAAAATCTTTCAGAAGAATAG
- a CDS encoding MBL fold metallo-hydrolase — MKGSLQSAYYFLFSRSITLYIEFLIGSCCLLSPIFFSAECFAQNEGQVLVRWYGHAFVYLISSTGVRVAIDPYGEDTVKYKFPDRLQADVVLISSESEDRSAGEKLFGTPQIFRSITAVGPNNARGHIFKGIQTFRDKSQGSLHGKNTAFVFKLDRVNFAHLGDLAHPLNQDQLAEFGRVDVLFLPIGNETLSNEELDKIALDLGARIIIPIAFKTSLSGDLDLRPLANYLEGKKNVRFIDSSEIMVSQSDLPSEPWIYVLKEP; from the coding sequence GTGAAAGGAAGCCTACAAAGCGCTTATTATTTCCTTTTTTCAAGATCCATAACTTTATATATTGAATTTTTAATTGGATCCTGTTGCCTTCTTTCTCCTATTTTTTTCTCTGCAGAATGCTTTGCTCAAAATGAAGGACAAGTACTTGTTCGTTGGTACGGTCATGCTTTTGTCTATCTGATTTCTTCCACAGGTGTGCGAGTCGCCATTGATCCTTATGGGGAAGATACTGTTAAATATAAGTTTCCCGATCGACTGCAAGCTGATGTTGTTTTAATTAGTTCTGAATCTGAAGATAGATCGGCCGGTGAAAAACTATTCGGGACCCCACAAATCTTTCGGAGCATAACGGCCGTAGGTCCCAACAATGCAAGAGGTCATATTTTCAAAGGCATACAAACCTTTCGTGATAAATCTCAAGGATCCTTACATGGCAAAAATACAGCATTCGTCTTCAAGCTTGACAGAGTCAATTTTGCCCATCTAGGCGATTTAGCCCATCCACTCAACCAAGACCAGTTAGCCGAATTCGGCAGGGTCGATGTTCTCTTTCTCCCAATTGGTAATGAAACGCTCTCTAACGAAGAATTAGACAAAATAGCCTTGGATCTTGGAGCTCGTATCATAATACCCATCGCTTTTAAAACAAGTCTCAGTGGCGATCTTGATCTCCGCCCTCTAGCCAATTATTTGGAGGGGAAAAAAAATGTGCGTTTTATCGATAGCTCTGAAATAATGGTCAGCCAATCAGACCTTCCTTCAGAACCTTGGATTTATGTACTCAAAGAGCCATAA
- the serS gene encoding serine--tRNA ligase, with translation MLDINLIRYNLLETKHKLSSRAKNLAPLVDQVYTLDSKKRNLQTEIEKWRALRNKQSKAIGLKKLQGEKVEEEFGALKEIGFKIEEKEKELANLEIQLNSLLLSLPNLPHESVPCGGSEANQVVRTWGEPPQPNFPMKTHWELGKELGILDLERSAKLSGSGFSLFLGKGAKLQRALIHFMLEMHTQNHGYQEVWPPYLVREACMMGTGHLPKFANDMYSINNDGLYLIPTGEVPLTNLHREEILSESSLPLRYVAYTPCFRLEAGSAGKDTRGILRLHQFDKVELVQITKPEDSYGALEEMVKHAENVLQALNLCYRVVLLASEDMGFGAAKCYDIEVWAAGIQSWLEISSVSNLENFQARRMNLRYKSSSGKNILCHTLNGSGTALPRLVAAILENNQKEDGRVLIPEKIRAYFGEEYL, from the coding sequence ATGCTGGATATCAATCTCATTAGGTATAATCTATTAGAAACTAAACACAAGCTATCCTCTCGTGCCAAGAATTTGGCACCGCTCGTAGATCAGGTTTATACCCTCGACTCTAAGAAAAGAAATTTACAGACTGAAATCGAAAAGTGGCGCGCTTTAAGAAACAAACAAAGCAAAGCAATAGGCTTGAAAAAACTGCAGGGAGAAAAAGTCGAAGAGGAATTTGGAGCTTTAAAAGAAATTGGTTTTAAAATTGAAGAGAAGGAAAAAGAGCTTGCTAATTTAGAAATCCAGCTTAATTCCCTGCTTCTTTCTCTGCCTAACCTTCCTCATGAATCTGTCCCATGCGGTGGCAGTGAAGCCAACCAAGTCGTAAGAACTTGGGGAGAACCACCTCAACCTAATTTCCCTATGAAAACGCACTGGGAATTAGGCAAAGAACTTGGAATACTGGACTTAGAAAGAAGTGCAAAACTCTCTGGGAGCGGTTTTTCTCTTTTTTTAGGCAAAGGGGCTAAGTTACAAAGAGCTCTTATCCATTTTATGCTTGAAATGCATACCCAAAACCACGGGTATCAAGAAGTGTGGCCTCCTTATTTAGTAAGAGAAGCCTGTATGATGGGAACAGGCCATCTGCCAAAATTTGCCAATGATATGTATTCGATCAATAATGATGGCCTATATCTCATTCCTACTGGCGAAGTCCCTTTAACCAACTTACATAGAGAAGAAATTTTATCTGAATCTTCTCTGCCTTTACGCTATGTGGCCTATACTCCCTGTTTTCGGTTAGAAGCGGGTAGCGCAGGCAAAGACACAAGAGGGATTCTACGGCTCCATCAATTCGACAAAGTTGAGCTGGTACAGATTACCAAACCGGAGGATTCCTATGGAGCTTTAGAAGAAATGGTCAAGCATGCCGAAAACGTGCTGCAAGCTTTGAACCTTTGTTATCGGGTCGTGTTACTTGCTTCTGAAGACATGGGCTTTGGAGCAGCCAAGTGTTATGATATAGAGGTATGGGCTGCTGGTATCCAAAGCTGGCTTGAAATATCTTCGGTGAGCAATTTGGAAAATTTTCAAGCTAGGAGAATGAACTTAAGATACAAATCCTCCAGTGGCAAAAATATATTGTGCCATACTTTAAATGGGTCTGGAACAGCGCTTCCAAGGCTTGTAGCGGCTATTTTAGAAAACAATCAAAAAGAAGACGGCCGGGTGTTGATTCCAGAAAAAATTAGGGCTTATTTTGGAGAAGAATATTTATGA
- a CDS encoding carboxy terminal-processing peptidase, translating into MKSKVKLLVLFLGTCLLWGLFDKPPAYGDLTESQCAKVAKTVASLLQQAHFSQKPADEKLSQVFLKDYLDALDFSHMVFLQSDIDEFNEKYGKKLFDYIYQEDLTPAFDIYSKYIHRLTERESLIEGLLAMPHDFTKDEYYQTDRSKMPWPKTEEEAKDLWRKRIKFELLQGKLANEKPEQTKKTISRRYARLLKEMREADSEEILDYYLNALTHAYDPHSDYQSPSEAKNFEINSIKLSLTGIGAVLKSEEGYPKIVSLVPGGPADLDKRLKPNDRIVAVQQEKGEPVDVVDMKLNKVVEMIRGEKGTKVTLIVIPADSPDDSVRKSVTLVRDEVKLNEQRAKAFVYEKTEKDGKMERLGVIQLPGFYEHASDDVALLIKRLEKEKISGLVLDLRKNGGGMLEEAVNMTALFIKDGPVVQVKDFRGRVQPFLISSNRYCYGGPLVVLISRFSASASEIVAAALQDYGRAIIVGDQVSHGKGTVQTLISLSDFMPWDFHGDPGRLKVTVQKFYRITGLTTQQHGVASDIVFPSLDDYLEIGESSLPNYLPADQINPMNFQKVNTGLSTIVPVLQRRSAQRISSSIDFIHLNSEIEVLKKKMSEKLVSLNEAQRKKEKEEFALLKKNYETARAEQKSSYDKIYEYDIESVKNHKEPKIITNTVEKTSPATDNSLEDTKILDEKFDDSLNSSPKNDFVMLETLNVLKDYIFALQEPKNILVLKNENS; encoded by the coding sequence ATGAAGTCAAAAGTTAAACTTTTAGTTCTTTTTCTTGGAACCTGTCTTTTATGGGGACTATTCGATAAACCTCCTGCCTATGGGGATCTTACAGAGTCCCAATGTGCCAAAGTGGCAAAAACAGTAGCTTCTCTTCTCCAACAAGCCCATTTTTCACAAAAGCCAGCTGATGAGAAATTATCACAAGTCTTTTTAAAAGACTATTTGGATGCACTCGATTTTAGTCATATGGTTTTTCTGCAATCTGATATCGATGAATTCAATGAAAAATATGGGAAAAAGCTTTTCGACTACATCTATCAAGAGGATCTTACCCCTGCCTTTGACATTTATTCTAAATACATTCATAGACTGACTGAAAGAGAAAGTTTAATTGAAGGGCTCTTGGCTATGCCTCATGACTTTACCAAAGATGAATATTATCAAACAGATAGATCTAAAATGCCCTGGCCAAAAACAGAAGAGGAAGCCAAGGATTTATGGAGAAAAAGAATAAAATTTGAGCTTCTTCAAGGCAAGCTGGCCAATGAAAAACCCGAACAAACAAAAAAGACCATATCGAGAAGATACGCCAGACTTCTCAAAGAAATGCGTGAAGCCGACTCCGAAGAAATTCTTGATTACTATCTTAATGCCCTAACCCATGCCTATGATCCGCATTCGGATTACCAATCCCCAAGCGAAGCAAAAAATTTTGAAATCAATAGTATCAAACTTTCTCTAACAGGAATTGGTGCCGTTTTAAAATCCGAAGAGGGCTATCCTAAAATCGTTAGCCTTGTTCCTGGAGGCCCTGCAGATTTGGATAAAAGGCTCAAACCAAACGATCGAATTGTGGCCGTGCAGCAGGAAAAAGGAGAGCCTGTCGATGTGGTAGACATGAAGCTTAACAAAGTTGTTGAAATGATTAGAGGAGAAAAGGGAACCAAGGTTACGCTGATAGTGATCCCTGCAGATAGCCCTGATGATTCAGTCAGAAAATCGGTGACCCTCGTTCGAGACGAAGTGAAACTGAACGAACAGCGAGCCAAAGCATTTGTGTATGAAAAAACCGAAAAGGATGGTAAAATGGAGCGACTGGGAGTAATACAGCTTCCAGGTTTTTATGAACACGCAAGCGATGATGTTGCCCTTTTAATAAAAAGATTAGAGAAAGAGAAAATTTCTGGCCTTGTGCTCGATCTTAGAAAAAATGGAGGAGGGATGCTTGAAGAAGCCGTCAATATGACGGCACTGTTTATCAAAGATGGTCCCGTTGTGCAAGTCAAAGACTTCCGGGGTAGAGTCCAACCTTTCCTTATTTCTTCAAACAGGTATTGCTATGGAGGACCCCTAGTGGTTCTTATTAGCCGGTTTAGCGCTTCGGCTTCAGAGATTGTTGCTGCTGCCTTACAAGACTATGGGCGAGCGATCATCGTTGGGGATCAAGTGTCTCATGGGAAAGGAACCGTTCAAACTTTAATTTCATTGTCTGATTTTATGCCCTGGGATTTTCATGGGGATCCAGGTAGACTGAAAGTGACCGTTCAAAAATTTTATCGAATCACTGGATTGACGACTCAACAGCATGGCGTGGCTTCAGACATTGTCTTTCCCTCCCTCGATGATTATTTAGAAATCGGTGAATCTTCTTTGCCAAACTACTTACCAGCTGATCAGATCAATCCAATGAATTTTCAAAAAGTAAACACGGGGCTGTCCACCATTGTTCCTGTCCTTCAACGTCGATCGGCACAACGAATTTCCTCTAGCATTGATTTCATCCATTTGAATTCAGAAATTGAGGTATTAAAGAAGAAAATGTCCGAAAAGCTTGTTTCTTTAAACGAAGCTCAAAGGAAAAAAGAAAAAGAAGAATTTGCTTTGCTCAAAAAGAATTATGAAACAGCAAGAGCTGAACAGAAATCATCTTACGATAAAATATACGAATATGATATTGAGTCAGTAAAGAATCATAAAGAACCAAAAATCATCACAAATACCGTAGAGAAGACCAGTCCTGCCACGGATAATTCTCTTGAAGACACAAAAATTTTGGATGAAAAATTCGATGATAGTCTGAATTCATCCCCCAAGAATGATTTTGTGATGCTTGAAACCCTTAATGTTCTGAAAGATTACATTTTTGCTTTACAAGAACCAAAGAACATTCTTGTGCTAAAAAATGAGAACTCTTAA
- the infA gene encoding translation initiation factor IF-1 produces MSSTNSIELEGTIVAILPGTMFRVELDNKHQVLAHISGKMRKNFVRLTYGDRVKLEMSPHDLTKARILYRIDRIHPPPHPATQKKPRQKQV; encoded by the coding sequence ATGTCATCGACAAATTCTATTGAGCTAGAAGGAACGATTGTCGCTATCCTACCAGGGACGATGTTTCGGGTTGAACTCGACAACAAGCATCAGGTTTTAGCCCACATTTCTGGAAAAATGAGGAAAAATTTTGTCCGGCTCACCTATGGGGATAGAGTGAAGTTAGAAATGTCTCCCCATGATTTGACAAAAGCAAGAATTTTATATCGCATTGATAGGATTCATCCCCCACCCCATCCTGCCACACAGAAAAAGCCTCGTCAGAAACAAGTATAG
- the purD gene encoding phosphoribosylamine--glycine ligase, which produces MKVLIVGGGGREHALCWSFKKDPTVKKIFVAPGNAGTEEFCTNLPIGIYDMDNLFHWARENRPDLTVVGPEVPLCDGIADKFESIGLKIVGPKKRAARLEGSKAWTKELMVHYKIPTAEARIFENPIDAIHFSKSFHFPQVIKADGLASGKGVLIVHDPTQAENSIRKLMDQKIFGAACKKILIEEFLEGIELSLFVLLDGRNYRILAAIHDYKKAFDFDKGLNTGGMGAFFPSPIFDASLQSSIEKKIILPLLEAFQKEQIIYKGILYAGLMITRFGPAVLEFNIRLGDPEAQVLMPALQTSFMEIAQALTETKLEALKIQFNENLHYVGVVVAAQGYPEHFEIGKEITLNEKDLTEEERKQSLLFHSGTKKIDGRLVSSSGRVLCSVGWAQSLEEAKKMAYRRIDTIHFEGMFYRKDIGQLHVPSFFLKQV; this is translated from the coding sequence GTGAAGGTTTTGATAGTTGGTGGCGGTGGCAGAGAACATGCGCTCTGTTGGTCATTCAAAAAAGATCCGACTGTAAAAAAAATTTTTGTTGCACCAGGCAATGCTGGGACTGAAGAATTCTGTACTAATCTTCCTATTGGGATCTATGACATGGATAATCTCTTTCATTGGGCCAGGGAAAATCGACCAGATCTCACAGTAGTAGGTCCAGAAGTTCCTCTTTGCGATGGGATTGCCGATAAATTTGAATCGATCGGGCTGAAAATCGTTGGCCCAAAGAAAAGGGCAGCTAGATTAGAAGGAAGTAAAGCATGGACCAAAGAACTTATGGTCCATTACAAAATCCCAACTGCTGAAGCAAGAATCTTTGAAAACCCTATCGATGCCATCCATTTTAGCAAAAGTTTTCATTTTCCCCAAGTTATAAAAGCCGATGGTCTTGCTTCAGGTAAAGGAGTTCTGATTGTTCATGATCCTACTCAGGCTGAAAATTCCATTCGCAAGTTAATGGATCAAAAAATCTTCGGAGCGGCTTGCAAAAAGATTCTCATTGAAGAATTTCTCGAAGGGATAGAGCTTTCTCTTTTTGTCCTTCTGGATGGTCGAAACTATCGGATTTTGGCAGCGATTCATGACTATAAAAAGGCTTTTGACTTTGATAAAGGTTTGAATACAGGAGGCATGGGTGCCTTTTTCCCAAGCCCAATCTTTGATGCCTCCCTACAAAGTTCTATAGAGAAAAAAATCATTTTGCCTCTTCTGGAAGCGTTTCAAAAAGAGCAGATTATTTACAAAGGCATTCTCTATGCTGGTTTAATGATTACTCGCTTTGGCCCAGCTGTTTTGGAGTTTAATATCAGACTTGGGGATCCAGAGGCTCAGGTTTTGATGCCAGCATTACAAACCTCTTTTATGGAAATTGCTCAGGCCCTCACAGAAACAAAACTTGAAGCACTAAAGATTCAGTTTAATGAAAACCTTCACTATGTGGGTGTCGTTGTGGCTGCTCAAGGTTATCCTGAACATTTTGAAATAGGCAAAGAAATTACCCTCAACGAAAAGGATCTTACTGAGGAGGAACGAAAGCAAAGCTTGTTGTTTCATTCGGGAACAAAAAAAATAGACGGCAGGCTTGTCTCCTCCAGTGGAAGAGTGTTGTGTTCTGTAGGCTGGGCTCAATCCCTAGAAGAAGCGAAAAAAATGGCGTATCGTCGAATAGATACAATCCATTTTGAGGGTATGTTCTACAGAAAGGACATTGGCCAACTGCATGTTCCTTCGTTCTTTTTAAAGCAAGTTTAG
- a CDS encoding MBL fold metallo-hydrolase — MGKNMEPIPSKTKRRFFLNVLMSSFFKKREGIEHRPQFPKVNSGQICLTWVGHASFLLQTHKHNILIDPNWSNWMLIIRRLKRAGIALDALPSIDLVLITHAHFDHLNKKTLKMIAKNQPIIVPKGVKNLVRGIGFEKILEMNWWERIEIDGTEITFTPAKHWGARVLADFHRGYGGYCLKFDGRSVYHCGDTAYFEKFSEIGERLHPEVVLMPIGSYDPPSGRDVHINPEKAVQAFQELRGKIMIPMHFGTYRMSYEPLHEPAYRLIMAAKKKGILSQVCFLNEGIPTIL, encoded by the coding sequence ATGGGGAAAAATATGGAACCGATTCCTAGTAAAACAAAAAGAAGATTCTTTTTAAATGTTCTTATGTCTTCTTTTTTTAAAAAGAGAGAAGGAATCGAACATAGGCCCCAATTCCCAAAAGTAAATTCCGGACAAATCTGTCTGACATGGGTAGGACACGCCTCTTTTCTTTTGCAAACCCATAAACATAACATTTTAATTGATCCAAATTGGTCGAATTGGATGCTTATCATTAGACGACTCAAAAGGGCAGGAATTGCTTTGGATGCTCTTCCATCAATCGACCTTGTTCTTATTACTCATGCGCACTTTGACCATTTAAATAAAAAGACTTTAAAAATGATCGCTAAAAATCAGCCGATCATTGTTCCTAAGGGGGTAAAGAACTTAGTGAGAGGCATTGGATTTGAAAAAATTTTAGAAATGAATTGGTGGGAAAGAATAGAAATAGATGGAACCGAAATTACTTTTACGCCTGCAAAACATTGGGGAGCAAGAGTTTTGGCCGATTTCCACCGTGGCTATGGAGGCTATTGCCTCAAATTTGATGGAAGATCTGTCTATCATTGTGGAGATACCGCTTATTTTGAAAAATTTTCAGAAATTGGTGAGCGACTTCACCCAGAAGTTGTTTTGATGCCTATTGGTTCCTATGATCCTCCTTCAGGACGTGACGTGCATATTAATCCAGAAAAAGCTGTTCAAGCCTTTCAAGAACTGAGAGGCAAGATAATGATCCCGATGCATTTTGGAACTTATCGAATGAGTTATGAACCTCTCCACGAACCAGCCTATCGGCTGATCATGGCTGCGAAAAAAAAAGGTATCCTCTCACAAGTTTGTTTTCTTAATGAGGGAATTCCTACCATATTGTAA